The nucleotide window AGCGCATGGCCCTGGTCGAGAAACTGCGCGAGATCTACAAATCCCGCGCCGAGGACATGGCCCGCGCCATCAGCATGGAAATGGGCGCCCCCATCGACCTCGCCCGCGCCCAGCAGGTCGGCGCCGGGTCGTCCCACATGGACGCCATCCTCAAGGCCGCATCGGAATTTCACTGGATCGAACCCCTGGGCGATCACGCCCCCAACGATCGCATTATCCACGAGGCCGTTGGCGTCGTCACCATGATCACGCCCTGGAACTGGCCGATGAACCAGATCTCGCTCAAGGTCATCGCCGGTCTGCTCGCAGGCTGCACCATGATCCTCAAACCGTCCGAGGAATCGCCCCTCTCGGCCCTGCTCTTTGCAGAGATGATCGACGAGGCGGGCTTTCCCAAGGGCGTGTTCAACCTGGTCAACGGCGACGGCGCGGGCGCGGGCACCGCGCTCACCGGCCATCCGGACGTCGACATGGTCTCCTTCACCGGCTCCTCGCGCGCCGGGCGGCTAATCTCCAAAAACGCCGCCGACACGCTCAAGCGCGTCAGCCTCGAACTTGGCGGCAAAGGCGCCAACCTGATCTTCGCCGACGCCGACGAAAAGGCCGTCAAGCGCGGCGTTCTGCACTGCATGAACAACACCGGCCAGTCCTGCAACGCGCCCACCCGCATGCTCGTCCAGCGCGACATCTACGACCAGGCCGTCGAGACCGCCGCCGAAACGGCGGGCAAGGTCACCGTCGGCCCCGCGTCCGAGGAAGGCCGCCACATGGGCCCCGTGGTGAACGAGACCCAGTTCAACAAGATCCAGGACCTGATCCAGAAAGGCATCGACGAAGGCGCGCGCCTTGTCACCGGCGGCACCGGCCGCCCCGACGGGCTCAACCGAGGCTTCTACGTCAAACCGACGATCTTCGCCGACGTGAACAACGACATGAC belongs to Roseovarius sp. THAF27 and includes:
- a CDS encoding aldehyde dehydrogenase family protein, translated to MIEKKQFYIDGAWVDPVAGTDHQVIDPSTEDPCAVISLAGEADCDAAVAAAKAAFPGWMATPVAERMALVEKLREIYKSRAEDMARAISMEMGAPIDLARAQQVGAGSSHMDAILKAASEFHWIEPLGDHAPNDRIIHEAVGVVTMITPWNWPMNQISLKVIAGLLAGCTMILKPSEESPLSALLFAEMIDEAGFPKGVFNLVNGDGAGAGTALTGHPDVDMVSFTGSSRAGRLISKNAADTLKRVSLELGGKGANLIFADADEKAVKRGVLHCMNNTGQSCNAPTRMLVQRDIYDQAVETAAETAGKVTVGPASEEGRHMGPVVNETQFNKIQDLIQKGIDEGARLVTGGTGRPDGLNRGFYVKPTIFADVNNDMTIAREEIFGPVLSIIPFETEEDGIRIANDTPYGLTNYVQTQDPARANRCARALRSGMVEMNGQSRGLGSPFGGMKQSGNGREGGKWGLEDFLEVKAVSGWTEDA